Proteins co-encoded in one Quercus robur chromosome 8, dhQueRobu3.1, whole genome shotgun sequence genomic window:
- the LOC126696014 gene encoding protein CLMP1-like, which translates to MGKSGGRKKKGSANQVSGDNSTANANGGVDLDSSIFLKRAHELKEEGNKRFQNKDYVGALEQYDNALKLTPKTHLDRAVFHSNRAACLMQMKPIDYDTVIAECTMALQVQPRFVRALRRRARAFEAIGKYEMAMQDVQVLLGADPNHGDALEIARRLRMALGPRQDAQQDLQSRPSPAALGASAVRVAPIAGLGPCLPARPVGKKPTTTAGGSVVSLNNKPERPQTVLPNENGPESKAQLSKLVLKPSGGSSKPANPSKDSQKEQSSSSSVSLLTHGQPTKAAIQWRLLKLVYDHDIRLSQMPVKCSFRVLREIVSKRFPSSKSVLIKYRDNDGDLVTITCTGELRFAESCVDSLVPKDPETDKADSIGMLRLHIVEVSPEQEPPLLEEEEEKAMESEKKKKETQERRNSPEKESSEKKSRVKGKY; encoded by the coding sequence ATGGGGAAATCAGGGGGTAGGAAGAAGAAGGGTAGTGCAAACCAAGTTTCAGGTGATAATTCAACTGCAAATGCTAATGGTGGTGTTGATTTGGACTCATCAATCTTTTTGAAAAGGGCTCATGAGCTCAAAGAAGAAGGGAACAAGAGGTTTCAGAATAAGGACTATGTGGGTGCTCTTGAGCAGTATGATAATGCTCTTAAACTTACCCCTAAAACCCACCTGGATAGAGCTGTGTTTCATAGCAATAGGGCGGCTTGTTTGATGCAAATGAAGCCCATTGACTATGACACTGTGATTGCTGAGTGTACCATGGCGCTTCAGGTCCAGCCTCGGTTTGTCCGGGCTCTACGTAGGAGGGCTCGGGCATTTGAGGCGATAGGGAAGTATGAAATGGCGATGCAGGATGTGCAGGTGTTGTTGGGGGCTGATCCAAATCATGGCGATGCTTTGGAGATTGCACGAAGGTTGAGGATGGCATTGGGTCCTCGCCAGGATGCACAGCAGGACCTCCAGAGCCGCCCATCCCCTGCTGCCCTTGGGGCTTCTGCAGTTCGTGTTGCCCCAATTGCTGGTTTAGGGCCGTGTTTGCCTGCCCGGCCAGTAGGAAAAAAGCCAACTACTACAGCAGGGGGATCAGTGGTATCGCTTAATAATAAGCCAGAGAGACCCCAAACTGTTCTACCCAATGAAAATGGTCCTGAGTCTAAAGCCCAATTGTCGAAACTTGTGTTGAAACCTTCAGGTGGCTCTTCAAAGCCTGCCAATCCAAGCAAGGATAGCCAGAAGGAACAATCGTCTTCTTCATCAGTGTCATTGCTTACTCATGGGCAACCTACAAAGGCTGCAATCCAATGGAGGTTGTTGAAGCTTGTTTATGATCATGACATAAGGCTTTCCCAGATGCCGGTGAAATGCAGTTTCAGAGTTTTAAGGGAGATTGTGAGCAAACGGTTTCCATCATCAAAGTCAGTTTTGATCAAGTATAGGGACAATGATGGTGATTTGGTGACCATAACTTGTACAGGGGAACTCAGATTTGCAGAGTCTTGTGTGGATAGCCTCGTCCCGAAAGACCCTGAAACAGATAAGGCAGACTCAATAGGGATGTTGAGATTGCACATTGTGGAGGTGAGTCCTGAGCAGGAGCCACCATTATTGGAAGAAGAGGAGGAGAAGGCTATGGAGagcgagaaaaaaaagaaagaaacacaagaaagaagaaattctccaGAAAAAGAATCATCAGAAAAGAAATCAAGAGTGAAGGGAAAATATTAG
- the LOC126694954 gene encoding F-box/LRR-repeat protein At3g26922-like encodes MANSNSKPTGVDRISNLPDSLLCHILSFLTTKEAVVTSILSNRWKTLWTLVPKLDFDSYQFKEISSSDEEQSPNQFNRYGFTFAHIVSRVWALRNRNNAYPLKQFRLYWHSDSDPIQVETWVHAALSHELEELELHICFPELFNFPSALFNYAKTLVVLNLMGNNVYVNPPSSALLGFPSLKTLHLENVWYAKPDSFSRFLSCCPVLQDLTLHLQTYTYDVLKIIVPTLKRLCLDFNNSAYQYNKLEINAPALEYLGFSGYVIEHVLLGNLSNLVEANIEVDYDEIKDYGNMIMDFIKQLCLSSSNSLTLNPFIWTQISHNAFVKLLNLIFPCFIIWLS; translated from the exons ATGGctaactcaaactcaaaaccaACAGGGGTGGACAGGATAAGCAATCTACCAGACTCTCTCCTCTGCCATATCctctcttttctcacaaccaaaGAGGCTGTTGTCACAAGCATTTTGTCGAACAGGTGGAAGACACTCTGGACTCTTGTTCCAAAGCTCGACTTTGACAGCTACCAATTTAAAGAGATATCTTCTTCAGATGAGGAGCAAAGTCCTAATCAGTTTAATAGGTACGGTTTTACGTTTGCGCATATAGTGTCCAGGGTCTGGGCTCTTCGCAATCGCAACAATGCCTATCCCCTCAAACAATTTCGCCTCTACTGGCATTCTGATTCTGACCCAATTCAAGTCGAAACATGGGTCCACGCCGCTCTTTCTCATGAATTGGAAGAGCTCGAACTCCACATTTGTTTTCCTGAACTTTTCAACTTCCCCTCTGCCTTGTTTAATTATGCTAAAACATTAGTAGTTCTGAATTTAATGGGCAACAATGTTTATGTTAATCCTCCTTCTTCAGCTCTCCTTGGCTTCCCTAGTCTCAAGACTCTGCATCTTGAAAATGTCTGGTATGCAAAACCTGACTCGTTCTCGAGATTCCTCAGTTGTTGCCCAGTACTGCAAGATTTGACTTTGCATTTACAAACATATACGTATGATGTTTTGAAAATCATTGTACCTACACTCAAAAGATTATGTTTAGATTTCAATAATAGTGCTTATCAGTACAACAAACTTGAGATAAATGCCCCAGCTCTGGAGTACCTAGGTTTCAGTGGTTATGTGATTGAACATGTTTTGTTGGGAAATCTGTCTAACTTAGTTGAAGCAAACATTGAGGTTGATTATGATGAAATTAAAGATTATGGAAATATGATTATGGACTTCATCAAGCAACTCTGTCTCTCATCAAGCAACTCTCTAACGTTAAATCCCTTCATTTGGACTCAGATCTCACAcaa TGCCTTTGTAAAGCTACTAAATTTGATCTTCCCATGTTTCATAATTTGGCTTTCTTAA
- the LOC126694955 gene encoding putative FBD-associated F-box protein At5g53640, with protein MAKSTSKRQKPTVMDRISNLSDSLLCHILWFLTTKEAVVTSILSSRWKTLWTLVPKLDFDSHEFERISSSDEEQSHNEDYGNNRYRFTFTHIVTRAWAIRNLNNANPIKHFRLHWDSNDFDPIHAETWVRAALTPDLEVLDLLSGFSQPFNFSSTLLNYAKSLVVLKLKRIDVNLPSSSSFGFPSLKTLLLHSVWYTNGDTFSELLSCCPVLQNLYLETYIPNYDNNFKIIVPTLETLHLSLYSTYLQRDCRLEINAPALKYLHFRANINEDHLLRNKSLHLDPYFTEVNKIIKKAPLFIFLMFYY; from the coding sequence ATGGCTAAATCAACCTCAAAACGCCAGAAACCAACAGTGATGGACAGGATCAGCAATCTATCAGACTCTCTCCTCTGCCATATCCTTTGGTTTCTAACAACCAAAGAGGCTGTTGTCACAAGCATTTTGTCGAGCAGGTGGAAGACACTCTGGACTCTTGTGCCAAAGCTCGACTTTGATAGCCACGAATTTGAACGGATATCTTCTTCAGATGAGGAGCAAAGTCATAATGAAGATTACGGGAATAATAGGTACCGTTTTACGTTTACGCATATCGTGACCAGAGCGTGGGCTATTCGAAATCTCAATAATGCGAATCCCATCAAACACTTTCGCCTTCACTGGGATTCTAATGATTTTGACCCAATCCATGCCGAAACATGGGTCCGCGCCGCGCTTACGCCTGACTTGGAAGTGCTCGATCTCCTCAGCGGTTTTTCCCAACCTTTCAACTTCTCGTCTACTTTGTTAAATTATGCTAAATCATTAGTAGTTTTGAAATTAAAACGTATCGATGTTAAtctgccttcttcttcttctttcggCTTCCCTAGTCTCAAGACTCTGCTTCTTCACAGTGTCTGGTATACAAACGGCGACACTTTCTCTGAACTCCTCAGTTGCTGCCCGGTCCTCCAAAATTTGTATTTAGAAACCTATATCCCGAACTATgataacaattttaaaatcattgtACCTACACTCGAAACATTACATTTAAGCTTATACTCCACCTATCTTCAAAGGGACTGCAGACTTGAGATAAATGCCCCAGCTCTCAAGTACCTTCATTTCAGAGCTAATATTAATGAAGACCATCTGTTAAGAAACAAATCCCTTCATTTGGACCCATATTTCACTGaggtaaataaaataataaaaaaagcacctttatttatttttttaatgttctatTATTAA